A region of the Hydra vulgaris chromosome 12, alternate assembly HydraT2T_AEP genome:
ATCGAATATTGAAGGTTTTCGTTATTGAAGGGTAGTAAAGAATATTAGCTgagcaaattatataaaaccataaaaaaaattttgaggaGTGTTTTAGCAATTAGTAGTCAATATTATTGAGGTTGTTACATTTTATTCAGGTTGTTACATTTTTGGACCCAATTTAGGCAATTATCATAACAAATAGTTTTCTGGttcttataaacattaactttGCAAACAGCACATTTGCTATTTGTAGTTTTCACTAAGGTAAGTTGATATGGCGATAAGATATATAAGTAAGAATATGAATGTAAGTAACAGCATtcttaatcaaaattaaagagaattttttgTGAATGTacttctttaaaaacatatagCACTTTAGTTccagtaaaataaatacaaatatattaaactcTCTAACTTGAAATTATATACGTGTATAATTTTTCCTTACGAAAAAGAAGTATAGCGCTCTGTAAATTAGAGGCTATATAAAGTTAGTATACTAAAATATACGGTTAAAGtccttaatttaaagttacggAACTTCTCCTTATCATAAATACGGAcaaaatcatataaatttatatgattattttaaaagtcttaAAAGTATAGGTAAAAGACCGTAATTTAATGAAAACGGATTTTTTCCTTAACATAACAACGGAAAAAGtctgataaattttatttatagtgcATTTAAATCTCGAGTCTAAAGCTTTGCAGCTCATTTTGaacataatttacttttttttcaaaaggcgATCCGTAGCTTCTTAAGAATTTGCGTGGTAGATAATGGCGAACGCGGGATATGAATATAAAACCACTCTTTTTGTTGGTGTTGTTGCATAATAAGGAGTATTTGTTACCTTGATCAAGGAGTTTTTAACACGTATTATACTTTGGATATGTCAATGCAACCTTAATAGATTACGATCTAAACGATCTTTTTGTGGTAATTCCGAACGTCGAAGTGTCATTGATAACACACGGACGTCAGACGGCCAGAACTTTAATGTTTCTTACTTTTGTCACATTTACTTTTAGCAGATAAATTGTTAGATACgtaatttcatttaatagaGTGAAAACCAGAGAATGTTTAAGAAAGAAACATTCCACTATTGTTATTAGTTCGccaataagaaatattttagagcaaaagaaaagaaaaaaaaaacaactggtaaaagtaaaaagagaaAGGAAAATTTTAATCTATTAGAGGCTGATCACGTATCATCTTGTAAAGATAAAAAGAGAGCCAGAGGCGAtacagatttttttgtttaatttgtgaAGAAAAGTATAACGATCCACCCACAGAAGACTGGATCACGTGTCATAAATGCCAGTCCTGATTGCACAAAAGTGCAAAATTGGTGAAAGCGCGTCCCGGGGTTTTGtttgtgatttttgttttaataatttttttaaattttaatgattaaaaatttaataattaaaaagttaaatacaaattttaagaGAGTTGTTGCATTAAGTTGAGATGAAAAATTTCACGATCTGCCCATGCAAGACTGGATTATGTGTTACAATTGTAAGGCCTGGTGGAGGTGAGCATATCCTGAGATTTTGTCTGTGATTTTTGCACTTGGCTTTTTTGCGTGTGGTTATTtagccccaagaagacctaacggtcttgtcacagagcaccgcggaagtgcatttaattaGGAAGTCCACGCCTCCTTCTTTACCGTGACgcgtaaggaaggaggcgtgaaaatatgtccaaagctcgtttcgaacctggatctcctgcttattaAGCAAGTGCTcttaccactgcgccacggccgcacaattattacaataagcatttttttagttattacaCAACAGTGTTTGTGATTACCCCAAGGTGTGTTCGGAATTATCTGACGTACGTAGGGTAATTCTGAACaccaataattttatttttgccttaaatttttattttatgagatATATAAAAATCGTTTTTGGGGGTTTGTGACTGAATAGCTAGACTAAATGATGAGCAATAaatataatcaattttgtataactGGTGTCTTTAATTCGCATTCCCGCTTAGGTGTTCGCCAATACCCCACTCTCCtctactaattattttttcagtatCATCTTTTCGGCAAAAACGAAATTTGAGCATGTGCTAACAATCATTTGTGACGATTCCATAAGAAAAAGCATAATAactcaaattatttataaaaatagtgaCCTTGatcaatcaaaatatatatactttatgatCAAAACATTTCGCATTTTGATTATGTTTCGAcgataacatttaaaatttaagaaatttaaaattaaagaaaaaatatatattttcaattttaatgtttactAACGATACTTTGACATTTGTTTAACAATACTCTACAAATATATGttgaaaaaacttcaaaaaaaaaaaacctagtgaatattttttagttcttatacattattatatcaAAGCTGAGTACCATGAGTGACGGATTCGCCCCGTTTTACcctaaagcaattttttgtaGATTGTATGCATGCCATTTTATTAATACCCTGCATACTTGTAAGTTAATAAGTGCATacttgtaattaaaattaattaagagtTGACTATCTAAAGTAGATTGAAGCTTTAGTTACTTagactaattttataaaaaaaattgtttttaaacgaaaaaaatatGTATCAATTTATCCTACTGAGTATATTATTTTCGgaaaatgagtaaaaaaaaagcaagaaaattgGGGTGCTACATTAAAACGGAGGAAAAAGCTCAAAATTATTCAACGGTTGGGTACGTTTATTTAGCACCTGAgagtattattaaaacaaataaattggaTATGATaatgtaaagaaataaataactaCGGTATAAACTATATAGAGGTATGAAATGATTTTGGTAAAAGTTAGAGAATCAACTTTTTACCATAACAGTAAATagaacaataacaacaataaaaaagtcattactCATTTGCAATATAATTATACAAGATGaagttaattgataatttttaatagccaaactttttgtcaaacaatttaaaaaaatattgtttaaaaatgattgaaatGTCAAAGTCGAATAGTTATCTGCTGGGCTTTAACACATACATCAATTAAGGATTTAGGCAGGTACTATCTAGATATGAAGGACGACTTTTATCATgggaaaagattttttttctctctctatatatatacacacaaacacacacacacacacacacacacacacacacacacacacacacacacacacacacacacacacacacacatatatatatatacatacatgtatatatatatataaataaataatatatatacatacatgtatatgtatatatatatatataaataaataatatatatacatacatgtatatgtatatatatatatacacatgtatatgtgtatatatatataaataatatatatacatacatatatatatgtgtatatatatatatatatatatatatatatatgtatatatatatatatatatatatatatatatatatatatatgtatgtttatgtatatatgtatatatatatatatacatatatatatatatatatatatgtatatgtatatatatatatatatatatatatatatatatatatatatatatatatatatatatatgtaagtttatgtatatatgtatatatatatatatatatatatatatatatatatatatatatatatatatatatatatatatatatatatatgtatatatatatatatatatatatatatatatatatatatatatatatatatatatatatatatatatataaataaaaggttagatgaaaaataaaactttttgatggTACTTAAACTTTCATGCCATTTTCGGCATttatcagccatatatttaaatctatatatatatttgtatatatatatatatatatatatatatatatatatatatatatatatatatatatatatatatatatatatacatatattagagaaatattatttaattaaattgataatattacagaaatagcaaaaaaaattataaaatttcataatacAAAATATCTTGAAATAGTCAATTATACTCAGATAATGTGAttatattcatcattttcatttggtgcatcttttataaaagcttttacaCCATCATTTGAACTGTTAGTGGTTAAAACGCTATCAGATTTAGAAGAATTAGAACTCTCTAaggtattataatttttttgagagaGATTTAggaagattttcaaaaattcatttctAAAGGTTGTGCCAGAGatacaataaagaacaaagttCATAGAAGAGTTAATTACAACTCCTAATTTTGCAaaatcaaatgcttttttaatatcatatgaATGCTTGTTTCTCCATTGCATGTAAAAACATTGTGTCAAACACTgccaaagcaaaaaaattaggaaactTACTGTAACTGTTAACAAAATAACAGTAGTCTGTTTTTCTCGAttgcttttagattttttgtttgttacaaAGTTTGGCTTGGTAAGAAGTCGAAAAATAATTACAGAATTTAAACAGAAAATTGTTATCCATGGTacaagaaccaaaaaaatacAATGCACCCAAAAGTCATAGTAAAAAGCTTTTTCACTGCTGCCATAGTAAGTTAGTGAATATTTCCattcttttatattacttttttctgGATGATAATTGAAAAAGTGTGGTATGTTGATAATAAATGCAAATAGTTGAGTTATAAAACCTATAGAATATGTTACTCTTAGGCTATTAAATTTTCTCACCTTTAATGGGTATACAACAGCAATAAAACGGTTTACTGATACACAGACAATCATCCATATACTGGAGCATATGAAGTAGAAGTACATTGGAAATCCAAAATATGAATAGAATGtaacaaaatatacatttttttctatatcaGAATGTAACTTTGGAATAGTCTCAGTACAAAAAAACATGACCAATAATCCAGAATCAGCAAATGCCAATATTATTAAAAGGACACCAGCACTTTTACCTGAATcagatctttttttgttaattcttcGCCATACAACAATGGATAATACATTTCCAATTAGCCCAATGAGGCATATTATAGCACCAATATAATCACTAGAAATCTTATACAAATCTCTTTTATTTTCATCGTTATTTTTTGCATACCATTgcatagttaaatatttaaactatagcagtaaaaatttttaggtaaaaatttttattataaaaaaagataacagtTTAAACACGAAGGGCGGATTTCGcgattaatttataaaaacgtttACTATTTGACCTATTGAAACCGAATACGTAAGTTCCTTGCGTTAGTTTGACAAGATTCTAACTGAAATTTTTGCCAAAATTGAGGTTATGTCTTTATTGGGTTATTTAAACCATGacgaaaaatataaactgaagCATAGTGCGATCTAGCGAACTACTAATGTGCCAATATTCTAACGACAGATTTAATTTATCTAGGTTAATTCACAACTTTCCAAACCAAACTGCAAATTCTCCCCctttcgtttttttaaattagtgatCATGATAGGTAATTTTATGCTCATTTAGTTCATATAAAAACCAAGATCTGAAAATTTATGTTAAGTGTTCTTA
Encoded here:
- the LOC105847481 gene encoding probable G-protein coupled receptor 139, giving the protein MQWYAKNNDENKRDLYKISSDYIGAIICLIGLIGNVLSIVVWRRINKKRSDSGKSAGVLLIILAFADSGLLVMFFCTETIPKLHSDIEKNVYFVTFYSYFGFPMYFYFICSSIWMIVCVSVNRFIAVVYPLKVRKFNSLRVTYSIGFITQLFAFIINIPHFFNYHPEKSNIKEWKYSLTYYGSSEKAFYYDFWVHCIFLVLVPWITIFCLNSVIIFRLLTKPNFVTNKKSKSNREKQTTVILLTVTVSFLIFLLWQCLTQCFYMQWRNKHSYDIKKAFDFAKLGVVINSSMNFVLYCISGTTFRNEFLKIFLNLSQKNYNTLESSNSSKSDSVLTTNSSNDGVKAFIKDAPNENDEYNHII